Proteins co-encoded in one Planctomycetia bacterium genomic window:
- a CDS encoding transglutaminase family protein, translated as MLFHIKHATRYRYTRPVFCEPMTIRLRPREDVAQRLLRYNLWIDPEPAGMSHFVDLDGHTATQVWFDRLVTSLSIVVSSTVETLRTNPFDFLLDPVALRLPMVYPTPIQHGLMPYLELSPPEPGTTVDTCCGERARDPAFAETLDRLLRITGAQTLPFLSELTNWIHSTFEKIIRDEGAPCSPSETLRTRRGSCRDLTVLFNELCREAGLAARFVSGYHEREGSDGRRHLHAWSEVYLPGAGWRGYDPMAGLAVADRHVALASGAEPILAAPTYGTFRGTGASSTMDTQLVIRTADGDSAAEADINVATV; from the coding sequence ATGCTTTTTCACATCAAACATGCGACTCGCTACCGTTACACTCGGCCCGTCTTTTGCGAGCCGATGACGATTCGGCTCCGGCCGCGCGAAGACGTGGCGCAGCGCCTGCTGCGTTACAACTTGTGGATCGATCCGGAACCGGCCGGCATGTCGCACTTCGTCGACCTCGACGGCCACACCGCGACGCAAGTTTGGTTCGATCGACTGGTGACGTCGTTGTCGATCGTCGTTTCGAGTACGGTCGAAACGCTGCGGACCAACCCATTCGATTTCCTGCTCGACCCCGTCGCGCTGCGCCTCCCGATGGTCTACCCGACCCCGATCCAGCATGGGCTCATGCCCTATCTGGAGCTTTCGCCTCCGGAGCCGGGCACAACGGTCGACACCTGCTGCGGCGAGCGGGCCCGCGATCCGGCATTTGCGGAAACGCTGGATCGATTGCTGCGGATCACCGGCGCGCAGACGCTGCCGTTTCTTTCCGAATTGACGAACTGGATCCACAGCACGTTCGAAAAGATCATTCGCGATGAAGGGGCCCCGTGTTCGCCGTCGGAGACGTTACGCACGCGGCGTGGTTCGTGCCGCGATTTGACTGTGCTCTTCAACGAACTCTGCCGCGAGGCGGGGCTCGCCGCGCGGTTCGTCTCGGGCTACCACGAGCGCGAGGGCTCCGACGGCCGGCGCCATTTGCACGCTTGGAGCGAAGTTTATCTGCCCGGGGCAGGGTGGCGAGGGTACGACCCGATGGCCGGCCTCGCCGTCGCCGACCGGCATGTGGCACTCGCCTCCGGTGCCGAACCGATCCTCGCCGCTCCGACCTACGGCACGTTCCGCGGGACCGGCGCCAGCTCGACGATGGACACGCAACTCGTGATCCGCACCGCCGACGGCGACTCCGCCGCCGAAGCGGACATCAACGTCGCCACGGTGTAA